AAACAGTTGCAGGAAAGTTTAATATTTTGTAGTATGCATTCTGCTCTAAATATCCAATGTGCTGCCAATTCTTAAATCTCTTAATGTCTTCACCGTATAGTTTTATTTCGCCTCTATACTGATTAATTTCACCTAAAATAAGTTTTAATATAGTGCTTTTACCCGCCCCATTAGAACCTATAATAGAAACAAAATCTCCTTTGTTTATTTCAAAACTTATGCATTTTAATATATCCTCTTGAGTGTATCCGAAATGCACATTCTTAAAACTTATTATATTTTTCATTTATATAACCTTAATTAATTATTTAATTATTAAGACCATTTGTTATAGCTTCGAGATTTTTTTGCATTATAGAAAAATAATCCTCTCCAGATTCAATATATTCTTCGCTTAAAGACTCTATTGGGTTTAATGAACTTACTTTTACTCCTGTTTCTTTTGCAATAGAATCTACAAGTTTAGAACTTGAGAAGTCTTCATAAAATATAGTTTTAATATTATTGTTTTTTATAAAATTAATTGTTTCAGCCATAGCTTTAGCATCTGCCTCATCTCTTGCTATTGCTACTTGATTAAGATTATATTCTTTGCAAAAATGTCCGAATGCAGGGTGAGTTACAACCAAATTAGTATTTTTTATATTTTGTAAATTATCTCTAAAACTCTTATCAAGTTCATCCAATTTATTTGCATATAAATTGTAATTAGAATTATAATAATCAGCATTTTTACTGTCTAATTCTATTAACGCATTCTTTATATTTTCCATTTGAACTTTTGCCTTTTTAGGAGAAAGCCAAAAATGAGGGTCTAACTCTTCATTGTTTATATTTGAAGAAGCCTCTAAATATTTTAAATCTTTTATTGTCTCTTTTACAGTATCTGCCCAATGCTCCATTGAAGCACCATTATATATAAATAAATTAGCCTTACTTAAATTAGCCATATCTTTTGATGTAAGTTCAAAGTCATGAGGCTCAGAACCTGCTGAAGTAATATTATAAATATCTATTTTCTCTCCGCCAATTTTTTTAGCAAAATCATAAATAGGATATATACTTGCATATACTTGAAGTTTGTCAGTTGCGTTTTGATTATTATTATTGTTATTGCTGCAAGAAATTAAAGAAACTAATATTAGTAATAAATAAAAAACATTTTTCATCTGCATTTATCCTTATAGTATTATAATGTTCGGATATTATAATACTATAAAAATAAATTTCAATGTTTTAATACTATAACAATTATTCTACCTTTTCAAAATTGCTCTTAGGCTCTCCACATAATGGGCATTTCCAATCACTAGGAAGTTCTTCAAATGGCACACTTCCCTTATATTCAAATCCGCAAGTTTTACATCTATAAATTGCTTTAGGCTTTTCTGTTTCTTCCTTTTTTTCTGTTTTGTTTTCGTATGCATTAGCAGTAGAGGCATTAGGAGGAGTTTTGCCTTTTATTACTGTATGATAATAAGAATAAGTCATAGAGTTAGTGTTATTATCAAATATATCAGCATCTACCAATTCACCTATAAATAAAGTATGAGTAAATACATCAAAACTGTTTACCACTTTACATACAAAATAAGCATTGGTATCTTTTATAACGGGAAGACCTTCTTTCATTTCATAATTAACATTTTCAAATTTATTACAATCTTTTGAGCTTCTAAAACCAAAACCGCCTATTAAAGCAGGGTCGCTTTTTTCTGAAAGAACTGATAAAGCAAATTTACCGCTTTTTTTGATACATTCATTGGTATAATTATTTTTGTTTACACTAATCATAATTGTAGTTGGAGTTGATGTTATTTGTGTGGAGGTGTTTATAGTACAGCCTACTGGTTTATCACCGTCCATTGTAGTTAAAATATACATTCCATAAGATAATTTTGTTAATGCAAATGTATTCATAGCTTTTACTCCTTATTAGTAATAATTATTATTAATTATACAATATTAATTTATTATATCAATATTATATTTTAAATATTATCATTTTTATACAATTTATATCTGTTTTCTCTGTACCTAATAGAAACATTTTGCTTAAATATTGTAAATCTTATGTAATTGTATTTATATTTTATAATAGAGTAGTATTCTTTAATTGTATTAGATTCTATTAAACATATAAACTCTTTAGAAAAGCATTCATAATCCTCTTTATTGACATTGACCATTATTTTTTTTAATATATTTTTAAACATATCAAAAACTTTTCTTTCATCATCGGCAGTAAAGTTTTTTGTCCTAAAAGCTAAGAAAGCCTCTTGCTCTACAAACTTAGCAAAAGACAATGATTTTGTCTGCCAAAAATTATATTTAGTATAAAACTCATCTAAAATATCAAACCATTGTTTTATAGCATTTAATAATATTTTTGGTTCTTTTACTGCCTTTGATGAATCTTGACCTTCTCTTTTTATATAGTGATAATGAGTATTATATTCATAGCTTATATTTTTTGTGTACATTAAAAGTTCATGAGAGAATATGCCGTCTTCTCCGGGCTGAACATTTAGAGGATATCTTAAATTATTATTTTCTTTTAGAATGCTTGTTTTTATAAACATAGAACAGGTAGGAAGTGCTGAATGATATTTTGTTGTAGCTCTTTTATCAAGCCCCCAAAAATTACTAAGTATAACTAAATCACTATTGTTTTTTTTAGCATTATTATAAAACACTTCCAAAAAATCTCTATCTATATAATCATCACTGTCTAAACAAAATAAATATTCACCTGTTGATTTTTCTATACCGTCATTTCTTGCAGCAGAAACTCCAGCATTTTCTTTATTTATTATTATAATTCTTTTGTCTTTTTTTGAATATTCTTCGAGTATAGAAAGCGAATTGTCTTTAGAGCCGTCATTTATGCATATTATTTCTAAATCTTTATATGTTTGACTTATTACACTATTCAAACAATCTCTTAAATATTTTTCTACATTGTATACTGGTATAATTACACTAATCATAAAAATATATTATCAAAATAACTAAAAAACTCAAGCTATAAACAAACTTATTATTTTACAAAGTATTGTTTTTTTTGAGATTAATTTATAAAATATGAAAAAATATATAATTATGGATTATTTATGAAAAGAATTGGTGTTTATATAGATTTAGAAAATATTGCTCATTTAAACTTTAATGTTAATTTTAAATTGATACTTGAAGATATAATTAAATTTTATAGAAGCAATTTAAAAGACAAAGATATTTATTATTCAATAAAAAAAGCCTATGGAGATAATAAATCTATAAAGCTATACGAAAAAGAACTTAGAGATTTGCATATAGATATAATACATTCTGTGCATATAAATAAAGCAAAAAACATGTCTGATATGATTTCTTCTATAGATGCTTTTGAAGATTTTGTATTTAATAAAAATATAGATATAATAGTATTTGTAAGCAGAGATGTTGATTATACTATTGTAATGGAGAGGGTAAAAAGGCACGGTGCTATAACTGCTATAGTTACAACTATTACTAATGCTAATAGAGATATTTTTAAAAATGTTTCTAATAAGATTTTTAAAATAGAAAAATATAAATCAAAAGAAAGTGATAAAAATAATTTATTAGACGAATATAGTTTACAATATTTAAAGTTTTTTTATAATAGAATTATTGAAGTTTATAATAAAACAGAAAGTAAAAAATTTTCTATATCCGATATATGTAATAGAGTAAATATGGATTTTAAGCTAGAGCAAGGGGAAAGTGCCATAGAAAAGACTTATTTTAAAAAGATAAAAAAGTTATTTAAATATTTAATAGAAAATGATATAGAAATAAAAGTCGATAGAGATTATTTTAGTATAGATGATATAGAAAAGCTTCATTATTTTTTTAGAAGTTTAGATTGAATAATTAATTAAAAATATATTTGGAGATTTGTTTATGATTAATATTGCAGTTATTGGTTTGGGTTTAATGGGAGGTTCTTTAGTTAAGGCTTTAAATGGTTATAATATATGGGCTTTGGATACTAATAAAGAAGCTATAGACAACGCTTTGGAAGATAAATATATACAAAAAGGAAGTTATGATTATTCAAATATAGAAGAGATGTTTTCGTGGTCTAATATAATTATGATATGCACTTTGCCTTCTATAGCTTTGGATATTATAAACAAATATTCTTCATTTATAACAGATGATAAGATACTGTCAGATTTTTGCGGAGTTAAGACTGATATATTTAATGCTGTAAAAAACAAAAAATATGTATCGCTTCACACTATGGCCGGTAAAGAAAAGGGAGGATATAATAACTCAAGTGAATCATTATTTAAAAACTCTAATGCCATAATAATCGCTAATGATAATGCAAGTAAAGAAGACATAAAAAAAATAGAAGATTTAGCTTTAAATATAGGCTGTAAAAATGTAATTGTATCAACAGAAAAAGAACATGATAAAATGATAGCTTTTACTAGTCAGCTTATGCATATAATAGCTTGTTCTATAGTTAATCACAAAGATTTTTTAGCTTCACTTGGTTTTGAAGGAAATAGTTTAGGCGATCACACAAGGGTAGGAACAATAGATGCCAATATGTGGAGTGAACTTTTTGCAAGAAACTCTCATTATTTATCTTTATCTTTGGGAGAGTATATAAAAAGGCTAGAAGATTTTCAAAATGCATTACAGAATAATGACAGAGAAAAACTTAGAGAATTAATGTTAAGCTCTAATAGCATAAAAGAGGAATGGAACAATTTTAAAAGCAAGTGATTTTTTATGTAACTAAACAACTATAATTTATGTTTTTATTTTTATTCAACTTTTTCCCGCAGCAAAAAGTGCAAACATTTTTACTCTATATATTGGAATATATATAAAATTATAAAATAATAACCCATATTTTAATCTAAAAATGCAGTCTTTTTGGTTCTTTTGGCCACAAAAAGAACTGGGGGCGTGGGGGCAAAGCCACCACAAAAAAAACTTGAATTTTTTTAGTATTTACAATTCAAATCAAAAATCACTTATTTTTGAATTTTTTAGCAGCCTCTATAAACCCAACAAATATAGGATGAGGGTTTGTTATTCTTGATTTTAATTCTGGGTGAAACTGAACTCCTATCATAAATGGATGGTCTTTTATCTCTGATATTTCAACCAAATCAGCATCTTTTGTTTTTCCTGTAATTATAAATCCTGCTTTTTCCATTTCACCTATATATTTATTGTTAAACTCATATCTATGTCTATGTCTTTCACTTATTGTTGTTGAGTTATAAAGTTTATGAGCTAAAGAACCCTCTTTTATAATACACTCAAAAGCAC
This is a stretch of genomic DNA from Brachyspira sp. SAP_772. It encodes these proteins:
- a CDS encoding flavin reductase; translated protein: MNTFALTKLSYGMYILTTMDGDKPVGCTINTSTQITSTPTTIMISVNKNNYTNECIKKSGKFALSVLSEKSDPALIGGFGFRSSKDCNKFENVNYEMKEGLPVIKDTNAYFVCKVVNSFDVFTHTLFIGELVDADIFDNNTNSMTYSYYHTVIKGKTPPNASTANAYENKTEKKEETEKPKAIYRCKTCGFEYKGSVPFEELPSDWKCPLCGEPKSNFEKVE
- a CDS encoding glycosyltransferase family 2 protein, with the translated sequence MISVIIPVYNVEKYLRDCLNSVISQTYKDLEIICINDGSKDNSLSILEEYSKKDKRIIIINKENAGVSAARNDGIEKSTGEYLFCLDSDDYIDRDFLEVFYNNAKKNNSDLVILSNFWGLDKRATTKYHSALPTCSMFIKTSILKENNNLRYPLNVQPGEDGIFSHELLMYTKNISYEYNTHYHYIKREGQDSSKAVKEPKILLNAIKQWFDILDEFYTKYNFWQTKSLSFAKFVEQEAFLAFRTKNFTADDERKVFDMFKNILKKIMVNVNKEDYECFSKEFICLIESNTIKEYYSIIKYKYNYIRFTIFKQNVSIRYRENRYKLYKNDNI
- a CDS encoding metal ABC transporter solute-binding protein, Zn/Mn family codes for the protein MKNVFYLLLILVSLISCSNNNNNNQNATDKLQVYASIYPIYDFAKKIGGEKIDIYNITSAGSEPHDFELTSKDMANLSKANLFIYNGASMEHWADTVKETIKDLKYLEASSNINNEELDPHFWLSPKKAKVQMENIKNALIELDSKNADYYNSNYNLYANKLDELDKSFRDNLQNIKNTNLVVTHPAFGHFCKEYNLNQVAIARDEADAKAMAETINFIKNNNIKTIFYEDFSSSKLVDSIAKETGVKVSSLNPIESLSEEYIESGEDYFSIMQKNLEAITNGLNN
- a CDS encoding NYN domain-containing protein, which translates into the protein MKRIGVYIDLENIAHLNFNVNFKLILEDIIKFYRSNLKDKDIYYSIKKAYGDNKSIKLYEKELRDLHIDIIHSVHINKAKNMSDMISSIDAFEDFVFNKNIDIIVFVSRDVDYTIVMERVKRHGAITAIVTTITNANRDIFKNVSNKIFKIEKYKSKESDKNNLLDEYSLQYLKFFYNRIIEVYNKTESKKFSISDICNRVNMDFKLEQGESAIEKTYFKKIKKLFKYLIENDIEIKVDRDYFSIDDIEKLHYFFRSLD
- a CDS encoding prephenate dehydrogenase, whose product is MINIAVIGLGLMGGSLVKALNGYNIWALDTNKEAIDNALEDKYIQKGSYDYSNIEEMFSWSNIIMICTLPSIALDIINKYSSFITDDKILSDFCGVKTDIFNAVKNKKYVSLHTMAGKEKGGYNNSSESLFKNSNAIIIANDNASKEDIKKIEDLALNIGCKNVIVSTEKEHDKMIAFTSQLMHIIACSIVNHKDFLASLGFEGNSLGDHTRVGTIDANMWSELFARNSHYLSLSLGEYIKRLEDFQNALQNNDREKLRELMLSSNSIKEEWNNFKSK